In the genome of Saprospira sp. CCB-QB6, one region contains:
- a CDS encoding TetR/AcrR family transcriptional regulator gives MPVQKITKEEIVRKAIIVFRKQGYNKTSMRDLAQACGLQKGSFYHYFSSKEALMLEVLTTLLEYYRKKIFAIAYEEEMTPLARLQAFFDQQAPIFTQDLAGCLFGNITLETISVEPEFRRVLQAFFEDWIVAFAHLFLRAGASEEEALKAARQTVMQIEGALMMMRVFQDIKLLGSACNWALERLRRWPKAEKK, from the coding sequence ATGCCCGTACAAAAGATTACGAAAGAGGAAATTGTGCGAAAAGCGATTATTGTTTTTCGGAAGCAAGGGTACAACAAAACCTCTATGCGTGATTTGGCTCAGGCTTGCGGCTTGCAGAAGGGGAGTTTTTATCATTATTTTTCTTCTAAAGAGGCCTTAATGTTAGAGGTCTTGACCACCTTATTGGAGTATTATCGCAAGAAGATTTTTGCCATTGCTTATGAGGAGGAGATGACCCCCTTGGCGCGTTTACAAGCTTTTTTTGATCAGCAGGCGCCTATATTCACGCAAGATTTGGCGGGTTGTCTGTTTGGCAACATTACCTTAGAGACCATTTCGGTAGAGCCTGAATTTAGGCGGGTATTGCAAGCTTTTTTTGAAGATTGGATAGTTGCTTTTGCCCATTTATTTCTGCGGGCTGGGGCTTCTGAAGAGGAGGCGCTCAAGGCGGCTCGGCAGACGGTTATGCAGATAGAAGGCGCATTAATGATGATGCGTGTTTTTCAAGATATTAAATTGTTAGGCTCGGCCTGCAATTGGGCCTTAGAGCGGCTCAGGCGTTGGCCAAAAGCTGAAAAAAAATAA
- a CDS encoding 3-hydroxyacyl-CoA dehydrogenase/enoyl-CoA hydratase family protein: MSRRISKVAVLGSGVMGMGIAAHCANIGLEVLLLDIVPFDLSEEEKQNPAARNRLADQALKAAVKAKKIEPFYDPAFASRVSTGNFEDDFHKIADCDWIIEVVVERLDIKQKVFAQVEKYRKAGAIVSSNTSGIPISMMLEGRSEDFQKNFCGTHFFNPPRYLQLLEIIPTKKTDPALIDFFMDYGSRFLGKQTVLCKDTPAFIANRVGVYAMAKIFQLTEELGLSIEEVDQLTGPALGRPKTGTFALADLVGLDTAEKVIKGIKDNCPTDEQAAAFEVPAYLQFLLENKFFGNKTKKGFYERTRQKDENGRNIKLALNLATQEYAPAQRVKTALLGDLKNVSGLAGKVKTFFKDKYQEDKGAELVRRSLLGLFAYVSNRIPEISDQLYSIDDALRAGFAWKVGPFQYWDMIGLEKAVELAEADGQTVAAWVKEMIAAGHTSFYKVVNGVTNYYNVDSKSYQPVPGAEQSIILDNIRDKSVVWENSDVQLHDIGDQVLCLEFRSYQNTLGEGVVRGVMQAIEIAEQGDWRGLVIGNNATNFSVGANLMLIAQMAYEQDFDELNMAIHAFQQMNMRVRYSSIPVVVATQGFTFGGGCEMAMHADAVIASAESYIGLVEVGVGLIPGGAGTKEFALRASDSFHKEDVYVPKLIDRFKTIAMASVATSAPKAFNEGYLRHGIDQVSVNASLTLQKAKQKVIALANAGYVQPASRNDIEVLGRGGLGALYVAAESLRLGRYASDHDIKIAKKVAYVLCGGDLSAQQKVSEQYLLDIEREAFLQLCGEQKTLERIQAMLTTGKPLRN, from the coding sequence ATGAGCAGACGGATTAGTAAAGTCGCTGTACTCGGATCTGGTGTTATGGGAATGGGTATTGCTGCCCATTGTGCGAACATTGGACTAGAGGTATTGCTATTGGACATTGTTCCTTTTGACCTTTCTGAAGAGGAAAAGCAAAACCCTGCAGCGCGCAATCGATTGGCCGATCAGGCCCTTAAAGCCGCGGTTAAGGCCAAGAAAATTGAGCCCTTTTATGATCCTGCTTTTGCTAGTCGTGTAAGCACAGGCAACTTTGAGGATGATTTCCATAAAATTGCTGATTGCGATTGGATTATTGAGGTAGTTGTAGAGCGCCTTGATATCAAGCAAAAGGTATTTGCACAAGTAGAAAAATATCGTAAGGCTGGGGCTATTGTTAGCTCAAACACCTCGGGTATTCCAATTTCTATGATGCTAGAAGGACGTAGCGAAGATTTTCAGAAGAACTTCTGTGGAACGCACTTTTTCAATCCCCCTCGTTACCTCCAACTTCTCGAGATTATTCCCACAAAAAAGACCGATCCAGCATTGATCGACTTTTTTATGGATTATGGTAGCCGTTTCCTTGGGAAGCAAACGGTACTTTGTAAAGATACTCCCGCCTTTATTGCTAACCGCGTAGGGGTATATGCTATGGCCAAGATTTTCCAATTGACGGAAGAGCTTGGTCTTTCTATTGAAGAGGTAGATCAGTTGACTGGTCCAGCTCTTGGACGTCCTAAAACGGGGACTTTTGCCTTGGCTGATTTGGTAGGTCTAGATACTGCCGAAAAAGTAATCAAGGGGATCAAAGATAACTGCCCAACTGATGAGCAAGCTGCCGCTTTTGAGGTACCTGCTTATCTACAGTTTTTGCTAGAGAACAAATTTTTTGGTAACAAGACCAAAAAAGGTTTTTATGAGCGTACTAGACAAAAAGATGAGAATGGCCGCAATATCAAGTTGGCGCTCAATCTAGCGACACAGGAGTATGCTCCTGCTCAGCGCGTGAAAACAGCACTTTTGGGTGATCTCAAAAATGTTTCTGGTCTAGCGGGCAAGGTAAAAACCTTCTTCAAAGATAAATATCAAGAGGACAAAGGAGCTGAGTTGGTTCGCCGCTCATTGTTGGGTCTTTTTGCTTATGTGTCTAACCGCATTCCTGAAATCTCTGATCAGTTGTATAGCATTGATGATGCTTTGCGTGCTGGTTTTGCATGGAAAGTTGGTCCTTTCCAATACTGGGATATGATTGGCCTAGAAAAAGCTGTTGAATTGGCTGAGGCCGATGGACAAACAGTAGCTGCTTGGGTAAAAGAAATGATTGCTGCAGGTCATACTAGCTTCTATAAGGTAGTGAATGGCGTAACTAACTACTATAATGTAGACAGCAAATCTTATCAGCCTGTACCTGGTGCGGAGCAGTCAATTATCTTGGACAACATCCGTGATAAGTCTGTAGTTTGGGAAAACAGCGATGTTCAGCTACACGATATTGGAGACCAAGTACTTTGCTTGGAGTTCCGTTCTTACCAAAACACTTTGGGTGAGGGTGTCGTTCGTGGTGTAATGCAAGCTATTGAAATTGCTGAGCAAGGAGACTGGAGAGGTTTGGTGATTGGCAACAATGCCACGAACTTCTCTGTTGGGGCCAACTTGATGTTGATTGCCCAGATGGCTTATGAGCAAGATTTTGATGAGCTCAATATGGCTATTCACGCTTTCCAGCAAATGAATATGCGCGTGCGTTACTCTAGCATTCCCGTTGTGGTTGCTACTCAAGGATTCACCTTTGGTGGGGGTTGCGAAATGGCTATGCATGCCGATGCTGTCATTGCTTCTGCTGAATCTTATATTGGTTTGGTTGAGGTAGGTGTTGGTTTGATCCCTGGTGGTGCTGGAACTAAAGAATTTGCTCTTCGTGCCTCAGATAGCTTCCACAAAGAGGATGTATATGTTCCCAAATTGATCGACCGTTTCAAAACGATCGCTATGGCTTCAGTGGCTACCTCTGCCCCCAAAGCCTTCAATGAAGGATACCTCCGTCATGGAATCGATCAAGTATCTGTAAATGCTAGCCTCACGCTACAAAAAGCGAAGCAAAAGGTCATCGCTTTGGCCAATGCTGGTTATGTACAGCCGGCTAGCCGCAATGATATCGAAGTATTGGGCCGTGGTGGTCTAGGCGCACTTTATGTAGCTGCCGAAAGCCTTCGCCTAGGTCGCTATGCTAGTGATCACGATATCAAGATTGCTAAAAAAGTAGCTTATGTGCTTTGCGGTGGAGATCTTTCTGCTCAGCAAAAAGTATCGGAGCAATATCTACTCGATATCGAAAGAGAGGCCTTCTTGCAGCTTTGTGGCGAGCAAAAGACCCTCGAGCGTATCCAAGCGATGCTCACGACCGGCAAACCTTTGCGTAACTAA
- a CDS encoding thiolase family protein: MDAYIVAGYRTAVGRAKKGGFRFMRSDDLAVEVIQHLLKKVEGVEADMVDDVLVGCANPEGEQGLQIGRQISMRALSKSVAGVTVNRYCASGLETIAMATAKIKAGMGHIFVAGGAESMSMIPMTGYKLAPNYNVASTTPDYLVGMGLTAEAVSNKYNISREDQDEFAYLSHVKAANALDQGYFNDQIVPVDVQEVYVENGQRKERNWTVAQDEGVRRSTTTEALAKLRPVFAQGGSVTAGNSSQTSDGAAFVLVVSEEMVKQLNLQPIARLAACAVGGVEPLYMGIGPCVAIPKALKQAGLQLGDIDQIELNEAFAAQSLAVIREAGLDPNIVNVNGGAIALGHPLGCTGAKLSIQLLNEMRRRNQKYGMVTACVGGGQGIAGIYELL; the protein is encoded by the coding sequence ATGGATGCATATATCGTAGCGGGCTATCGTACCGCTGTAGGACGTGCCAAGAAAGGAGGTTTTCGCTTTATGCGCTCTGATGATTTGGCAGTAGAGGTAATCCAACACCTCCTCAAAAAAGTAGAAGGCGTAGAAGCCGATATGGTAGATGATGTTTTGGTGGGTTGTGCAAATCCCGAAGGGGAGCAGGGCCTCCAAATCGGTCGCCAAATCTCTATGCGCGCCTTAAGCAAATCAGTAGCTGGGGTAACCGTAAACCGCTATTGTGCTTCTGGCCTCGAAACAATTGCTATGGCTACAGCTAAGATTAAGGCTGGTATGGGCCATATCTTTGTTGCCGGAGGTGCCGAGAGCATGAGCATGATTCCCATGACAGGCTATAAGTTGGCCCCCAACTATAATGTAGCTTCCACGACTCCCGATTATTTGGTGGGTATGGGACTTACTGCCGAGGCCGTGAGCAATAAATACAATATTTCTAGAGAGGACCAAGATGAGTTCGCTTATCTATCTCATGTGAAAGCCGCCAATGCTTTGGATCAAGGCTACTTTAATGATCAGATTGTCCCTGTAGATGTTCAGGAAGTTTATGTAGAAAATGGCCAGCGCAAAGAGCGCAATTGGACCGTTGCCCAGGATGAAGGAGTGCGCCGCAGCACAACTACTGAGGCTTTGGCTAAATTGCGTCCCGTTTTTGCCCAAGGAGGTAGCGTTACCGCAGGTAACTCTTCTCAAACTTCTGATGGCGCTGCCTTCGTTTTGGTGGTTTCTGAAGAAATGGTCAAACAACTCAATCTACAACCTATCGCTCGCCTAGCCGCTTGCGCTGTAGGTGGTGTAGAGCCTTTGTATATGGGTATTGGTCCCTGCGTGGCGATTCCCAAAGCGCTCAAGCAAGCTGGTTTGCAGTTGGGCGATATCGACCAAATTGAATTGAATGAGGCTTTTGCCGCTCAATCTTTGGCCGTTATCCGCGAGGCGGGCCTAGATCCCAATATCGTGAACGTCAATGGAGGCGCTATCGCATTGGGCCACCCCTTGGGATGTACTGGTGCTAAGTTGTCGATCCAACTCCTCAACGAAATGCGTCGCCGTAACCAAAAATACGGTATGGTGACTGCTTGTGTTGGTGGTGGACAAGGTATTGCGGGTATCTACGAGCTACTCTAG
- a CDS encoding M48 family metalloprotease: protein MQYYLLFALFLLGYTNSYAQSKAQQAKAKTCEKVYQEIAQAINDPRPLPAFNFIYQKGSKPYHNAYYNPQNNSINFGEGIYDLALEFGTDSLNALAMVLGHELAHYYKDHGWGMSFGIANEDSEIADKIYEMELDETQRARMEAEADYFGGLFGYLAGYNTLEVGGEFYSRLYETIGLPDSTKGYPSRTDRIAICDNSQKMLQDLLPLFQMANYLALMGQEERAARAYAQLAQQFPGRAIYNNAAVNFLLAALKEYKAEELPFQLPLQLELQSRLEQNSKGNSQPKKERFLAQAQQMLDKSLQVSPNYGPALLNEIIWALLKEDRDLALFKAKRLAKNEEMPAHIQHKAELLIGIIWAQNGDEKAAKKQFKQLRKSLPDLAEANLNALKSKRWQARQATKQQEISGETESYAELPLAELPSYFENNQPDIIQMMERQQEDSPELLLIASRLEQKEALLLASYGQANEEEIWGFLQFNADYQGETARGIKIGSRQSEIEKLYGFAANSLSTGKGKLLYYPLAGLIFSLDQNGQLGSWLQFSKLQ, encoded by the coding sequence ATGCAGTATTATTTACTTTTTGCCCTCTTCCTTCTGGGCTATACAAATAGCTATGCGCAAAGCAAGGCCCAACAGGCTAAGGCCAAGACTTGTGAAAAGGTCTATCAGGAAATTGCCCAGGCCATTAATGACCCCCGCCCGTTGCCGGCCTTTAATTTTATTTATCAAAAAGGCAGTAAGCCTTATCATAATGCCTACTACAACCCGCAAAACAACTCTATTAATTTTGGAGAAGGGATTTATGATCTGGCCCTAGAATTTGGCACTGATTCTCTAAACGCCCTAGCTATGGTGCTGGGCCATGAACTAGCCCATTATTATAAGGACCACGGCTGGGGGATGTCTTTCGGCATCGCCAATGAAGACAGCGAGATTGCCGATAAGATTTATGAAATGGAGCTGGATGAAACCCAACGCGCCCGCATGGAAGCCGAAGCCGATTATTTTGGTGGCCTTTTTGGCTATCTGGCCGGCTATAATACCCTAGAGGTAGGGGGGGAGTTTTATAGCCGCTTGTATGAGACAATCGGTTTGCCCGACTCTACCAAAGGCTATCCTAGCCGAACTGACCGCATCGCGATTTGCGATAACTCTCAAAAGATGCTGCAAGACCTTTTGCCCCTTTTTCAAATGGCCAATTATCTAGCATTAATGGGACAAGAAGAACGGGCCGCCAGAGCCTACGCCCAACTGGCCCAACAGTTTCCAGGCCGAGCTATTTATAATAATGCAGCCGTGAATTTTCTGCTGGCCGCCCTCAAAGAATATAAGGCCGAAGAATTACCCTTTCAATTGCCTTTGCAGCTAGAACTCCAAAGCCGATTGGAGCAAAATAGCAAGGGCAATAGCCAACCCAAAAAGGAACGCTTTCTGGCTCAAGCCCAGCAAATGCTAGATAAATCGCTACAGGTTTCGCCTAATTACGGGCCCGCTTTACTCAATGAAATTATCTGGGCCCTGCTCAAAGAAGATCGAGATTTAGCCCTCTTTAAGGCAAAACGCTTGGCTAAAAATGAGGAAATGCCCGCTCATATTCAACATAAGGCCGAGCTCCTAATCGGGATTATTTGGGCCCAAAACGGAGACGAAAAAGCCGCCAAAAAACAGTTTAAACAATTGCGGAAATCTCTGCCCGATTTGGCCGAGGCCAACCTCAATGCCCTCAAATCTAAACGCTGGCAAGCCCGACAAGCCACTAAACAACAAGAAATTAGCGGAGAAACCGAGAGCTATGCCGAACTTCCCTTGGCCGAACTTCCTAGCTATTTTGAAAATAATCAACCCGACATCATCCAAATGATGGAACGCCAACAAGAGGATAGCCCCGAGTTGCTATTAATCGCTAGCCGATTGGAGCAAAAAGAGGCCCTGCTTTTGGCTAGCTACGGCCAAGCCAATGAAGAGGAAATCTGGGGCTTTTTGCAGTTTAATGCCGACTATCAAGGAGAAACCGCCCGCGGAATTAAAATCGGTAGCCGCCAAAGCGAAATCGAAAAATTATACGGCTTTGCCGCCAATAGCCTAAGCACGGGCAAGGGGAAGTTGCTCTATTATCCTTTGGCTGGACTCATTTTTAGTTTGGACCAAAATGGGCAGCTAGGCAGTTGGTTGCAGTTTTCTAAATTGCAATAA
- a CDS encoding glycosyltransferase — translation MLYIYGLILFLSLGYGALMASYCFFWARLAPSFLAPNYQPKKKISIVLAARNEAEHIESCLRSLLAQDYPPELMEIVLVDDHSEDATRSIAQSFQDERLHIIALQKGLGKKAALAQAIAAAQGEYLLFTDADCQLPPLWAKQLCFPMEQENMQFVAAPVLFTYRNRFLEKAQALDFMGMMAITGAGINGQYMRMCNGANMAYPKARYIELNGFAGMDQLASGDDMLFLQKVAEKYPEQIAFVKSLEAAVQTPAVQTYAAFWRQRLRWSSKSGAYKDRRTELQLGLVWAFSCSLFMSSIALFFGFSPYWVLGQWALKALADYCLLSSASRFFQRRQLLRIFWPALLAHLIYIVLVGTASLFPQNYQWKGRSWR, via the coding sequence ATGCTCTATATCTACGGCTTAATTCTTTTCCTTAGCCTCGGCTACGGCGCATTAATGGCCAGCTATTGCTTCTTTTGGGCAAGGCTGGCCCCTTCTTTTTTAGCCCCCAATTATCAGCCGAAAAAAAAAATCAGTATTGTCTTGGCCGCCAGAAATGAGGCGGAGCATATCGAAAGCTGCCTCCGCTCTCTCTTGGCTCAGGATTATCCGCCCGAATTAATGGAGATTGTTCTGGTGGATGACCATTCTGAAGACGCCACCCGCAGCATTGCCCAAAGTTTCCAAGACGAACGCCTGCATATTATCGCTCTGCAAAAGGGCCTAGGCAAAAAAGCCGCCCTGGCCCAAGCTATTGCCGCCGCCCAAGGCGAATACCTGCTTTTTACCGATGCCGATTGCCAATTGCCCCCCCTTTGGGCCAAACAACTTTGCTTCCCGATGGAGCAAGAAAATATGCAGTTTGTGGCCGCTCCCGTCCTCTTTACCTATCGCAATCGCTTTCTGGAAAAAGCTCAGGCACTCGATTTTATGGGCATGATGGCCATCACGGGCGCAGGCATTAATGGCCAATATATGCGGATGTGCAATGGGGCCAATATGGCCTACCCCAAAGCCCGATATATCGAACTCAACGGCTTTGCCGGCATGGATCAGCTCGCCTCTGGCGACGATATGCTCTTTTTGCAAAAAGTAGCCGAAAAATACCCCGAACAAATCGCTTTTGTCAAAAGCCTTGAGGCTGCCGTGCAGACTCCCGCCGTGCAAACTTATGCCGCCTTTTGGCGACAACGCCTCCGCTGGTCCTCCAAATCTGGCGCCTACAAAGACCGCCGAACCGAACTGCAATTGGGCCTCGTTTGGGCCTTCTCCTGCTCCCTTTTTATGAGCAGTATTGCCCTGTTTTTCGGCTTTTCGCCCTATTGGGTCCTCGGCCAATGGGCCCTCAAAGCCCTAGCCGATTACTGCCTGCTGTCTAGCGCTAGCCGCTTTTTTCAGCGCCGCCAACTCCTCCGCATTTTCTGGCCCGCCCTGCTGGCTCACCTGATTTATATTGTGCTGGTTGGCACGGCCTCGCTTTTCCCACAAAATTATCAATGGAAAGGCCGTTCATGGCGATAA
- a CDS encoding DUF2779 domain-containing protein: MSSLHFPDLQQFTDCPKEFWLAQQEESPRPRLPYPLAPELRQLAAQRIELSDQDPLWASFGPWRASVDFIKASPDAPDKVRLYFVRASGSVYSPKHGFKEKYLREWAFSYHLFCLAGYEIEQCYAIWIDKDYRYPGGEIPPKRLLKIHPLGQELAELRAETALLMQKAEALRLQKTAPKWDGQSFCKKKLACPFIQKYHGQEIPTFSIFQLPRHRLDRPPLDQALAQKKWDLKDLDPELLPERWLLQQQSAKTGQAQVDVPALKEWLAQLEFPLQALDYEAVNPAVPFIPNSRPFQHIPFQFSWQVWADKETEDIVSTNFLAQDKKDPTPALMQALLENAQPQGSILVWHKTFERDRNRELAKRFPEHRDFLYSLNQRLVDLEEIVTKGLYIDAKFEGRSSLKKVLPVLLPQMSYDELPIAEGLAAADAWWQMDQQSPQEQAQTRQALLDYCQLDTFSLIKMVQLLMQKFG; this comes from the coding sequence ATGAGTAGTTTGCATTTCCCAGATTTACAGCAGTTTACAGATTGCCCCAAAGAGTTTTGGCTGGCCCAACAAGAAGAATCGCCCCGCCCCCGCCTGCCTTATCCCCTCGCTCCCGAACTCCGCCAACTGGCCGCTCAACGTATAGAACTAAGCGATCAAGATCCTCTTTGGGCCAGCTTTGGCCCCTGGCGAGCTTCCGTAGATTTTATTAAAGCCAGCCCCGATGCTCCCGATAAAGTACGCCTCTATTTTGTGCGCGCCTCCGGCTCGGTCTATTCTCCCAAACATGGCTTTAAGGAAAAATACCTGAGGGAATGGGCCTTTAGTTATCATCTCTTTTGCCTTGCAGGCTATGAGATCGAACAATGCTATGCCATCTGGATCGATAAGGATTATCGCTATCCCGGCGGAGAAATTCCCCCAAAACGCCTGCTTAAAATCCACCCCCTAGGCCAAGAACTTGCCGAACTTAGAGCCGAAACCGCTCTGCTCATGCAAAAGGCCGAGGCGCTCCGCCTCCAAAAAACAGCCCCCAAATGGGATGGCCAAAGCTTTTGCAAAAAGAAGCTGGCCTGCCCCTTTATTCAAAAATATCACGGCCAAGAGATTCCAACCTTTAGCATTTTCCAATTGCCTCGACATCGACTAGATCGGCCGCCTTTGGACCAAGCCCTGGCCCAAAAAAAATGGGATCTCAAAGACTTGGATCCCGAACTTCTGCCCGAACGCTGGCTGCTCCAACAACAATCGGCCAAAACGGGCCAAGCTCAAGTAGATGTTCCCGCCCTAAAAGAATGGTTGGCCCAACTCGAGTTTCCCTTGCAGGCCCTAGATTATGAGGCGGTCAATCCAGCCGTTCCCTTTATTCCCAATAGCCGCCCTTTCCAACATATTCCCTTTCAGTTTAGCTGGCAAGTTTGGGCCGATAAAGAAACAGAGGATATTGTTTCGACTAATTTTTTGGCCCAAGACAAAAAAGACCCTACCCCCGCCCTGATGCAAGCCCTCTTAGAAAATGCCCAGCCCCAAGGCAGTATTTTGGTCTGGCACAAAACCTTTGAAAGAGACCGCAACCGAGAACTAGCCAAACGCTTTCCCGAACATCGAGATTTTTTATACAGCCTTAATCAACGCTTAGTCGACCTAGAAGAAATTGTGACCAAAGGGCTTTATATAGACGCTAAATTTGAGGGCCGCAGCTCCCTCAAAAAGGTCTTGCCTGTCCTGCTTCCCCAAATGAGCTATGATGAACTCCCCATTGCAGAGGGCCTAGCCGCTGCCGATGCTTGGTGGCAAATGGACCAACAATCGCCCCAAGAGCAAGCCCAAACCCGCCAAGCCCTACTCGACTATTGCCAACTCGATACCTTCTCTTTGATTAAGATGGTCCAGCTCCTTATGCAGAAATTTGGGTAG
- a CDS encoding protein-L-isoaspartate O-methyltransferase family protein has product MRDTYRHKGMRRKLVQQLQKDNRFCAVVLAAIGSLPRHFFVDSAFEELVYKDQALPIGWGQTLSQPSTVAWQCSLLGPLGGQRILEIGTGSGYQAVLLQQLGAIVDTYERQEALYLQAKKRFDALKLENLRSYFGDSTKLAPLEQPYDGILMSCAAEQIPKNLLAQLKISGRLVLPLLLDGQQRMFVVERKAAKTFEYEDQGPCRFVPFLKGTVRANQK; this is encoded by the coding sequence ATGCGAGATACATATAGACATAAGGGGATGAGGCGGAAATTAGTGCAGCAGTTGCAGAAAGACAATCGTTTTTGCGCTGTTGTTTTGGCGGCTATAGGGAGTTTGCCTAGGCATTTTTTTGTGGATTCTGCTTTTGAGGAATTAGTGTATAAAGATCAGGCATTGCCGATAGGTTGGGGGCAAACGCTTTCGCAGCCTTCTACGGTAGCTTGGCAGTGCAGTTTACTGGGCCCATTAGGGGGGCAGCGCATTTTAGAAATAGGGACGGGTTCGGGTTATCAGGCAGTACTTTTGCAGCAGTTGGGGGCTATAGTGGATACTTACGAGCGGCAAGAGGCCTTGTATTTACAGGCGAAAAAGCGCTTTGATGCGCTAAAGCTAGAGAATCTGCGTTCTTATTTTGGCGATAGCACAAAACTTGCTCCTTTAGAGCAGCCTTATGATGGCATATTGATGAGTTGTGCGGCCGAGCAGATTCCAAAAAACTTATTGGCCCAATTAAAAATTTCAGGTCGTTTAGTCTTGCCCCTGCTTTTAGATGGGCAGCAACGGATGTTTGTGGTAGAGCGGAAGGCGGCCAAAACTTTTGAGTATGAGGATCAGGGGCCCTGCCGTTTTGTTCCTTTCTTGAAAGGTACTGTGCGCGCTAATCAAAAGTAA